A genomic stretch from Halobellus sp. LT62 includes:
- the purM gene encoding phosphoribosylformylglycinamidine cyclo-ligase, translating into MTDDDPGAPRGDGPENGEELTYAETGVDIDASEAATAALIGAVGESEGDYAGLLDIGDRYLALATDGVGTKLLVAEALADYSTIGIDCIAMNANDLVAAGVRPVAFVDYLAVDEPDETFAEQVGQGLRAGSEEADLELVGGETAVMPEVINGLDLAGTCAGLAAKDAIFTGEAEPGDALVGFESSGIHSNGLTLARTAVTREHEYTDPCSFGDYDTLGDALLEPTRLYTHLLDPMREHGVHAAAHVTGGGWTNLERLGENRYVVEDAFDPQPVFEFVQTGGNVSDEEMHRTFNMGTGFVCALDSDDAAALADATEGRVIGRVESGDGVSIRGLEL; encoded by the coding sequence ATGACCGACGACGACCCCGGGGCACCGAGAGGAGACGGCCCCGAGAACGGAGAGGAACTGACCTACGCGGAGACGGGTGTCGACATCGACGCGAGCGAGGCCGCGACGGCGGCGCTGATCGGGGCCGTCGGCGAGAGCGAGGGCGACTACGCGGGGCTGCTCGACATCGGCGACCGCTACCTCGCGCTGGCGACCGACGGCGTCGGGACGAAGCTCTTGGTCGCCGAGGCGCTCGCCGACTACTCGACGATCGGCATCGACTGCATCGCGATGAACGCCAACGACCTCGTCGCCGCGGGCGTCCGACCGGTCGCCTTCGTCGACTACCTCGCGGTGGACGAGCCGGACGAGACGTTCGCCGAACAGGTCGGCCAAGGGCTGCGCGCCGGTTCCGAGGAGGCCGACCTCGAACTCGTCGGCGGTGAGACGGCCGTGATGCCCGAGGTGATAAACGGGCTCGACCTCGCCGGCACGTGCGCGGGGCTCGCCGCGAAAGACGCGATCTTCACCGGCGAGGCCGAACCGGGCGACGCCTTGGTCGGCTTCGAGTCGTCGGGGATCCACTCCAACGGTCTGACGCTCGCGCGGACTGCCGTCACCCGCGAGCACGAGTACACCGATCCCTGTTCCTTCGGCGACTACGACACGCTCGGTGACGCGCTGCTCGAACCCACCCGGCTTTACACGCATCTGCTGGATCCGATGCGCGAACACGGCGTTCACGCGGCGGCCCACGTCACCGGCGGCGGGTGGACGAACCTCGAACGGCTCGGCGAGAACCGCTACGTCGTCGAGGACGCGTTCGACCCCCAGCCCGTCTTCGAGTTCGTGCAGACGGGGGGCAACGTTTCCGACGAGGAGATGCACCGGACGTTCAATATGGGCACGGGGTTCGTCTGCGCGCTCGATTCCGACGACGCGGCGGCGCTCGCCGACGCCACCGAGGGTCGCGTGATCGGGCGCGTCGAGTCGGGAGACGGCGTTTCGATCCGCGGGCTGGAGCTCTGA
- a CDS encoding TraB/GumN family protein, whose translation MSQEAAEEGRVRVVGTAHVSEESVREVEETIEAERPDVVAVELDEGRYRQLKGGEPDDIEPGDLLRGNTVFQFIAYWMLSYVQARLGERFDVTPGADMLSAVETAEELGIDVALVDRDINETMQRFWSQMGFVEKFRMIGGLAFGLGDSRGVGLAFGVVLGLFFGPLVAIFGGSVGLGLPVLSVVAGSAVLAVATAAAVWVFGASLLSAEDRLLAALGLGVAVGGLAGVGLGFATPVADLLGDFTARVVGSMTVGVVGGVLVGGVLGQIASTLGVAEVADEDAEEFDMSQLTDTDVVSAMMEEFRQFSPGGAAALIDERDAFIAHKLLALRQSGADVVAVVGAGHREGIERYLEHPEELPPMSSITGTSGGRIPWAKLVGTAISVVVIGFFVLLALSSAGDDTLLRLFGAWFLVNGVFAAGLAKAAGARWTSSLVGGAVAWMTSINPFLAPGWFTGYIELQYDPVNVSDIGTLNDLLADEEKPIPDLVSELFAVPLFRLIVVVAATNIGSVIASALFVAYLLPLFALDLGGAAGVTQLLFEGAENGWEILWGTIR comes from the coding sequence ATGAGTCAGGAAGCGGCCGAAGAGGGTCGCGTCCGGGTCGTCGGCACCGCGCACGTCTCCGAAGAGAGCGTCAGAGAGGTCGAGGAGACGATCGAGGCCGAGCGGCCGGACGTCGTCGCCGTCGAACTCGACGAGGGGCGGTACCGACAATTGAAAGGCGGCGAGCCGGACGACATCGAACCGGGAGACCTGCTCCGCGGCAACACCGTCTTTCAGTTCATCGCCTACTGGATGCTGTCGTACGTGCAGGCCCGCTTGGGCGAGAGGTTCGACGTGACACCCGGCGCGGATATGCTCTCTGCGGTCGAGACCGCCGAGGAGTTGGGTATCGACGTCGCGCTCGTCGACCGCGACATCAACGAGACGATGCAGCGGTTCTGGTCGCAGATGGGATTCGTCGAGAAGTTCCGGATGATCGGCGGCCTCGCCTTCGGCCTCGGCGACAGCCGCGGCGTCGGACTCGCCTTCGGGGTCGTTCTGGGGCTCTTTTTCGGACCGCTCGTGGCCATCTTCGGCGGCAGCGTGGGGCTCGGACTCCCGGTACTCTCGGTGGTCGCCGGGAGCGCGGTCTTGGCGGTCGCGACCGCTGCGGCCGTCTGGGTGTTCGGCGCGTCACTGCTCTCCGCGGAGGACCGCCTGCTCGCTGCGCTCGGACTGGGCGTCGCGGTCGGCGGGCTCGCCGGCGTCGGCCTCGGATTCGCAACGCCCGTCGCCGACCTCCTGGGCGACTTCACCGCCCGCGTGGTCGGGAGTATGACGGTCGGCGTCGTCGGGGGCGTCCTCGTCGGGGGCGTCCTCGGTCAGATCGCGTCCACCCTCGGGGTGGCCGAGGTCGCCGACGAGGACGCAGAGGAGTTCGATATGTCACAGCTGACCGACACGGACGTCGTGAGCGCGATGATGGAGGAATTCCGACAGTTCTCCCCGGGCGGCGCGGCCGCGCTCATCGACGAACGCGACGCGTTCATCGCGCACAAGCTGCTGGCGCTTCGGCAGTCCGGCGCTGACGTCGTGGCGGTCGTCGGGGCCGGCCACCGCGAGGGGATCGAACGCTACCTCGAACACCCCGAGGAACTCCCGCCGATGTCGTCGATCACCGGGACTTCCGGTGGAAGAATTCCGTGGGCGAAGCTCGTCGGCACGGCCATCTCGGTGGTCGTGATCGGGTTCTTCGTGCTGCTCGCGCTCTCGTCGGCCGGGGACGACACCCTGCTTCGGCTCTTCGGCGCGTGGTTCCTCGTCAACGGCGTCTTCGCCGCCGGACTGGCGAAGGCGGCGGGCGCGCGGTGGACCTCCTCGCTCGTCGGCGGCGCGGTCGCGTGGATGACGTCGATCAATCCGTTCCTCGCGCCCGGGTGGTTCACCGGCTACATCGAACTGCAGTACGACCCGGTCAACGTCTCCGATATCGGCACGCTCAACGACCTCTTGGCCGACGAGGAGAAGCCGATCCCCGATCTCGTCAGCGAGCTGTTCGCGGTGCCGCTGTTCCGCCTCATCGTCGTCGTCGCCGCGACGAACATCGGGAGCGTCATCGCCTCGGCGCTCTTCGTCGCGTACTTACTTCCCCTGTTCGCGCTCGATCTCGGCGGCGCGGCGGGCGTGACGCAGTTGCTCTTCGAGGGCGCGGAGAACGGCTGGGAGATCCTCTGGGGGACGATCCGGTGA
- a CDS encoding metalloprotease → MSVSRLSFSSQELRDLGVAWVALGVAFAIFFAGGGQRAVTAILDGGVVGPVLLSLLTAGVGFLLHEVAHKVVAVRFGQIAEFRADYGMLFLAVVSSLAGFIFAAPGAVYHRGRLTPREHGLIALAGPATNVALAVLFLPLFFVGILAGSEFLALAGSRGLMINLFLAAFNMLPFGPLDGKTVLGWSKIAFAAFFAPVLALTVGAFVFGFGF, encoded by the coding sequence GTGAGCGTCTCGCGGCTCTCGTTCAGTTCACAGGAGCTTCGAGACCTCGGCGTCGCGTGGGTCGCACTCGGCGTCGCGTTCGCCATCTTCTTCGCCGGCGGCGGCCAACGCGCCGTGACCGCGATCCTCGACGGCGGCGTGGTCGGTCCGGTTCTGCTGAGTCTTCTGACCGCGGGCGTCGGCTTCCTCCTGCACGAGGTGGCGCACAAGGTCGTCGCCGTCCGGTTCGGCCAGATCGCGGAGTTCCGCGCCGACTACGGGATGCTCTTTCTGGCTGTCGTAAGCTCGCTCGCCGGATTCATCTTCGCGGCCCCGGGCGCGGTGTATCACCGCGGACGATTGACGCCCCGCGAACACGGGCTGATCGCGTTAGCGGGCCCCGCGACCAACGTCGCGCTCGCGGTGTTGTTCCTCCCGCTGTTCTTCGTGGGCATCCTCGCCGGCTCGGAGTTCCTCGCGCTCGCGGGCTCGCGGGGGCTGATGATCAACCTCTTTCTCGCGGCGTTCAATATGCTGCCGTTCGGACCGCTCGACGGCAAGACGGTCCTCGGCTGGAGCAAGATCGCCTTCGCCGCGTTCTTCGCGCCCGTGTTGGCGCTGACCGTCGGCGCGTTCGTCTTCGGATTCGGCTTCTAA
- the gyrB gene encoding DNA topoisomerase (ATP-hydrolyzing) subunit B produces the protein MSRDTEYGAGQIQVLEGLEAVRKRPAMYIGSTDSRGLHHLVYEVVDNAIDEALAGHCDRIEVTLHDDGSVSVSDNGRGIPVDTHEQYDLPAVEVIMTVLHAGGKFDNKSYQVSGGLHGVGVSVVNALSERLDVEIKRDGALWRDSFDHGEPQPEAFKRVRDLEDGEETGTTVRFWPDGDIFETVEFEFTTLENRLRELAFLNSGVEIQLTEEGAGGSNATEESDDEADSGRRERTFYYEGGIREFVRYLDETKTVLHDDVIYYADSVDDIEIEVAMQATEELQGSIHAFANNINTREGGTHLTGFKTALTRVVNDYAREHNLLDDLDSLKGEDVREGLTAVISIKHPDPQFEGQTKTKLGNSEVRGIVESITHEKLGTYLEEHPDTAQAIVMKAVEAAKARKAAKQAEELTRRKSALESTSLPGKLADCQSRDPSESELFVVEGDSAGGSAKQGRNRRFQAILPLKGKILNVEKHRLDRVLENDEVRALITAIGAGVGEEFDIDDVRYERIILMTDADVDGAHIRTLLLTLFYRHMRPLVEAGYVYAAKPPLYRVRYRGNTYDAMTEAERDRIIEEKCDGNPTQVQRFKGLGEMNPDQLWDTTMNPENRVLKQITVEDAAAADKMFSVLMGDAVEPRKQFIKERATEAEWVDI, from the coding sequence ATGTCACGCGATACTGAGTACGGGGCCGGGCAGATTCAGGTCCTCGAAGGCTTAGAGGCCGTTCGAAAGCGCCCGGCGATGTACATCGGATCGACTGATTCTCGCGGGTTACACCACCTCGTCTACGAGGTCGTCGACAACGCGATCGACGAGGCGCTCGCGGGCCACTGCGACCGCATCGAAGTCACGCTCCACGACGACGGATCGGTGTCGGTCTCGGACAACGGTCGCGGGATCCCCGTCGACACCCACGAGCAGTACGACCTGCCCGCCGTCGAGGTCATTATGACCGTCCTCCACGCGGGGGGGAAGTTCGACAACAAGTCCTATCAGGTCTCCGGCGGCCTCCACGGCGTCGGCGTGAGCGTCGTCAACGCGCTCTCGGAGCGCCTGGACGTCGAGATCAAGCGCGACGGCGCGCTCTGGCGCGACAGTTTCGATCACGGCGAACCGCAACCGGAGGCCTTCAAGCGCGTCCGCGATCTCGAAGACGGCGAGGAGACGGGCACGACGGTCCGGTTTTGGCCCGACGGCGACATCTTCGAGACGGTCGAGTTCGAGTTCACGACGCTCGAAAACCGCCTCAGAGAACTCGCCTTCCTCAACTCCGGCGTGGAGATCCAACTGACAGAGGAGGGTGCGGGGGGGTCGAACGCAACCGAGGAGAGCGACGACGAAGCGGACTCGGGACGCCGCGAGCGGACGTTCTACTACGAGGGGGGCATCCGCGAGTTCGTCCGCTACCTCGACGAGACGAAGACGGTGCTTCACGACGATGTCATCTATTACGCCGACAGCGTCGACGACATCGAAATCGAGGTGGCGATGCAGGCGACCGAAGAGCTGCAGGGCTCGATCCACGCGTTCGCGAACAACATCAACACCCGCGAGGGCGGAACTCATCTCACCGGGTTCAAGACGGCGCTCACGCGCGTCGTCAACGACTACGCCCGCGAGCACAACCTGCTCGACGACCTCGACTCGCTGAAGGGCGAGGACGTCCGCGAGGGGCTCACCGCGGTTATCTCCATCAAACACCCCGATCCGCAGTTCGAGGGCCAGACGAAGACGAAGCTCGGCAACAGCGAGGTTCGGGGGATCGTCGAATCGATCACCCACGAGAAGCTGGGGACGTACCTCGAAGAGCATCCCGACACCGCCCAAGCGATCGTGATGAAGGCCGTCGAGGCCGCGAAGGCGCGGAAGGCGGCGAAGCAAGCCGAGGAGCTAACCCGTCGGAAGTCGGCGCTCGAATCGACGTCGCTGCCCGGGAAGCTCGCGGACTGTCAGAGCCGCGATCCGAGCGAATCCGAGCTGTTCGTCGTCGAGGGCGACAGCGCCGGGGGATCGGCCAAGCAGGGCCGTAACCGCCGGTTCCAAGCGATTCTGCCACTGAAGGGAAAGATCCTGAACGTCGAGAAACACCGGCTCGATCGGGTCCTCGAAAACGACGAGGTCCGCGCGCTCATCACCGCCATCGGCGCGGGCGTCGGCGAGGAGTTCGACATCGACGACGTGCGCTACGAGCGGATCATCCTGATGACGGACGCCGACGTCGACGGGGCACACATCAGGACCCTGCTCCTGACACTCTTTTACCGCCATATGCGGCCGCTCGTCGAAGCCGGATACGTCTACGCGGCGAAGCCACCGCTGTACCGGGTCAGATATCGTGGAAACACGTACGACGCGATGACGGAAGCCGAGCGCGACCGCATTATCGAGGAGAAGTGCGACGGCAACCCCACGCAGGTCCAGCGGTTCAAGGGTCTCGGCGAGATGAACCCCGATCAGCTCTGGGACACGACGATGAACCCCGAGAACAGAGTGTTAAAGCAGATCACCGTCGAGGACGCCGCCGCGGCCGACAAGATGTTTTCAGTGCTTATGGGCGACGCCGTCGAACCGCGCAAGCAGTTCATCAAGGAGCGAGCGACCGAAGCCGAATGGGTGGACATATAG
- a CDS encoding ferredoxin: protein MSDAEGDEALKPSDVGDEANAPPVEEKPYKIIFEGNKCIGAGRCAEVADNWEMDITSGLARPKSYFIAEDELAENVRAAEVCPAKKDRGVIHVVDRRTDEEIAPDPHGDGTLSVDW, encoded by the coding sequence ATGAGCGACGCCGAAGGCGATGAGGCACTGAAGCCGAGCGACGTCGGCGACGAGGCCAACGCCCCGCCGGTCGAAGAGAAGCCCTACAAGATCATCTTCGAGGGCAACAAGTGCATCGGCGCGGGTCGCTGCGCGGAGGTCGCGGACAACTGGGAGATGGACATCACTTCGGGGCTCGCCCGGCCGAAGTCGTACTTCATCGCTGAGGACGAACTGGCGGAGAACGTCCGCGCGGCGGAAGTCTGTCCCGCGAAGAAAGACCGCGGGGTAATCCACGTCGTCGACCGCCGGACCGACGAGGAGATTGCGCCCGACCCGCACGGCGACGGCACGCTGAGCGTCGACTGGTAG
- a CDS encoding MFS transporter yields the protein MTSGYVPASLEGVPRVILAVVASTFFVGFGGGVVFPILPNLGAVLGISAFVVGLILSANRWVRLVANAPAGALVDRFGVRKPFVYGLFIEGVATFGYVVALVLPDPASVSWVAYALPTVELGPITLGVEQWLLVLEGVLAPEAWFLLARILWGVGSAAVFATAYTIAADVSDGGSRGLNMGIVRGGMLLGFPSGMVLGGVVSSLAGEVVAFGLAALFALIASGVAFVLVPETHVTERESRAVKPWDIETSLPALTVGLVNFGLMFAYFGVLFSTLVLLLAEKSLTSFGLNAQGMSGIFMAVTVVTAGVAMVVGGRLSDTHASRVPVLLAFLGSFFVGFLLLARSASIEGLFVACICIGAGQGGTSGPMMALLADLMPDDRMGRASGTNNVLGDVGGGLGPMISLPAIEIFGFPPVYAVSALIPLIAGAVLLLGVRKETGTFYPGRTASD from the coding sequence ATGACGTCCGGATACGTTCCCGCTTCGCTCGAAGGGGTCCCGCGGGTCATCCTCGCTGTCGTCGCCAGCACGTTCTTCGTCGGGTTCGGCGGCGGCGTCGTGTTTCCGATCCTCCCGAACCTCGGTGCCGTGCTAGGCATCTCCGCGTTTGTGGTCGGACTGATCCTGTCGGCGAACCGTTGGGTCAGGTTAGTGGCCAACGCACCCGCTGGGGCGCTCGTCGATCGGTTCGGCGTCAGAAAGCCGTTCGTTTACGGGCTGTTCATCGAGGGCGTCGCGACGTTCGGGTACGTCGTCGCGCTCGTCCTTCCCGACCCGGCGTCGGTCTCGTGGGTCGCGTACGCGCTCCCGACCGTCGAGTTGGGACCGATCACCCTCGGCGTCGAACAGTGGCTGTTGGTCCTCGAAGGCGTTCTCGCACCCGAAGCGTGGTTCCTACTGGCTCGAATCCTCTGGGGGGTCGGCTCCGCGGCGGTGTTCGCGACCGCCTATACCATCGCCGCCGACGTCTCCGACGGGGGCTCCCGCGGGCTGAATATGGGGATCGTCCGCGGCGGGATGCTGCTCGGGTTCCCGTCGGGAATGGTTCTCGGCGGCGTCGTGAGCTCGCTCGCCGGCGAAGTCGTGGCGTTCGGTTTGGCGGCGCTCTTCGCACTGATCGCCAGCGGCGTCGCGTTCGTGCTCGTTCCGGAGACGCACGTCACCGAACGCGAATCCCGGGCAGTGAAACCGTGGGATATCGAAACCTCGCTCCCCGCACTTACCGTCGGTCTCGTGAACTTCGGGCTGATGTTCGCGTACTTCGGCGTGTTGTTTTCTACGCTGGTGTTGCTCTTAGCCGAGAAATCGCTCACTTCGTTCGGTCTCAACGCGCAGGGGATGTCCGGGATATTCATGGCCGTGACCGTGGTCACTGCGGGCGTCGCGATGGTGGTCGGCGGGCGTCTCTCGGATACGCACGCCTCGAGAGTCCCCGTCCTACTCGCCTTCTTAGGCTCGTTTTTCGTTGGCTTTCTGCTGTTGGCGCGCTCCGCGTCGATCGAGGGCCTGTTCGTCGCCTGCATCTGTATCGGCGCGGGGCAAGGAGGGACGAGCGGCCCGATGATGGCGCTGCTCGCCGATCTGATGCCCGACGATCGGATGGGACGGGCCTCGGGGACGAACAACGTGTTGGGCGACGTAGGCGGTGGACTCGGTCCGATGATCTCGCTTCCGGCGATTGAGATCTTCGGGTTCCCTCCGGTGTACGCGGTGAGTGCGCTCATCCCGCTGATCGCGGGTGCCGTCTTACTGCTGGGCGTGCGTAAGGAGACCGGGACGTTTTATCCGGGACGAACGGCGTCCGATTGA